The Vigna unguiculata cultivar IT97K-499-35 chromosome 1, ASM411807v1, whole genome shotgun sequence nucleotide sequence aattttaaaatataaattcaagataaaaaatattaaaataaattatcaaattttaaataaatgaaatttattttatttattgttttaatattttaatattaattaattatttattttaatttaactgaTTATAGTTTCGgtgatattgattatgaaatgcaaataaacttttaaaaaataaatagtattgtttttcaactttttttcaaaCTTACTTCCTTTTCATTTATGTGTACCTTGATTTTCCAACAAACAGAGGTAAATGATGAAaagatcaataaaaattaaatgaccaTTATAATATCAATGaaggttacttaaaaataaaaatcatttatttatttgaggTCTCCAGAACATAATgcatattttatcatttatttatgaatagATGGACGATGATCAATAAATTGTAGTCAATTATTATCAGATAAACATTTAGTTAACGAAATAATATCTCGCAGAAAGTTTTGCTTTAATTGGTTTTTCttaactaaaatgataaaacttgTAAAATACGTTCTCAATCTATTTTAATATACGAGACAATGATGAATTTTTTAACATTCTTTAGGTGGGAGTTTTTCATTCTAAAAATATGCTTTTGGAGTTTTTCCACAACAACAATGCAATTGATATCATAAATTGGTGAATTTAACGTTAAAGAAGCTTTAATAGGTCTTTTAATCCTAGTATTTAAGAAGTTTATTTAaggtaatttttaaattatgtcctgaattaagttttaatttatttaaaagagtaAATGTGAGATGCGTGTTAATTACagcagaaaaatattttgtccTGCAAggaataatgttaaaaaaaacaaaaaacatttatttataaaatgtgcCAAAAGACAAGTGGCCAGGTTGAATTTACTATTTGGGAATGCGATTCCTGTGTCATTGTTGGCACCTCATGTTTCTTCATTGACATCcataaagaagagaagaaggaagaTTGATGGGCATGTAGTTCAACACAGTTGTTTATCCTGTAATCTTTCAAGATGGGACGAATCAGCCTTCTGCTTGCAGATTTCGTTCTGTCTTTCATGTGGGTATGCTCCGGTGTTCTTCTTCGCGTCATCGTCTTCAAACATCTTGGCTTCGGTCACTCACCCCTCGCTGAGGTTATCAAAACCACTTTCTCCGTCGCCAACATGTTCTTCTTCGCCTTCCTTGTCAAGATTTCGCGTGGCGGCGCCTACAACCCCCTCACCGTTTTGGCTGATTCTATCACTGGCAATTTTAACAACTTCCTCTACTGCGTTGGTGCTAGAATCCCCGCGCAGGTTCTGCTTTTCTTCTCTTATCAACAAATGAATAATACCCTTTTCGTTTTGggcctttcttttctttctcttttttttttattgatcttGCTCTACCccgattttaaaattaaatggcTTGGATTGAATATGCGAAGAACATTGGTGGAAGCggaattttttatttgtggGTCTGTCTGAAATTTTCGTTGTGACGAATTAGCATTGGGACGTATGTGAAAGTTGACCTTTTTTGCCCCCTTTTGACTGAGATTGACTAGGGTTGAATGTCATGCTATGGCTGGTTAATCATGTTCGGTTTTGTTCTTGTTGCcttgattgaaaaaaatttcagaagtttagttgggttagatgatgatgatgatacaTTTTTTTGTAGCATTGTTGGTTGATGAATTCTCTGAATTGAATTTGTTTGTGGGTTGGTTCTGATGCTGTTATAAGCCAATTGATTTGTTTTTGGAGTTGTTATCTCCGACTAGGCTTTTGTGATTGAATGAGCTTGTTCCACCCTGcaccatttttgtttttttacctTTTGTCTTTGTGCTGTTGTGCCGGATTTGCTTGGCAGTCATTGAACTTAATAATCACGTGTTGGGTGGaacattttagatattatttgaATATCTTGATATTCTCAATGTGCAGAAGATGGCTTAACTACATTATGGGAAGTAAACTGTTTGATAGctagttaaaattttgaagcAGCCATAGGGTTCCTTTGAATTTGCTCTGAAGATTCAAACTTCGTGCTTTTCTCATGTTTGGACAGCAAAAAAAATTTCTTGTTATGTTGATTAATGACATACTGACCTTGATTCATTGCCAAACTATTTTCATAAGTTATTCGTTGTGTTGTTATTGATGCATTCACGTTTAAAGTAGGTAAAACTCAAAATTTAGATTCATGTTTATACCTAAACTCCAACTTTGTAGATTGTAGAAGAATACCTTCCGATCCACGGATCCTTAATTTCATGAAATCAATCAAACATCTGATTCTTGTTGGCTATGCTAGAAAGCAACTTAATCAATCACTTTCCTGCAGTTGTTTGTTTTCTGTTATACATCTCAACCATAGCCGTGATTATCTCAAAACTCATCATGAATTGAAGATTACCATTGaaatgtgcattttttttttcaatctctcCAGGTGGTTGGAAGTATTGTTGGCGTTAAATTTCTCATTGATACCATTCCTGAAGTGGGACAGGGACCACGTTTGAACGTTGACATTCATCAGGGTGCACTCACAGAAGGATTACTAACATTTGCAATTGTAACCATTTCACTTGGACTTGCCACAACAATCCGCGAAAATTTCTTCATGAAGACTTGGATTTCCAgcctcaccaaattaacactTCATATTCTTGGTTCTGACCTCACTGGTGGTTGTATGAACCCTGCATCAGTAAGTACTGCTGCATCAGAAAACTTTGGTCATATGAAAACCACAGAAGAAACCTTTGTTGTTTTGTTGCTAAGAAACCTTGGTTTGATTTGTTCAGGTAATGGGATGGGCTTATGCTCGTGGGGATCACATAACAAAGGAGCACTTCTTTGTATACTGGCTTGCTCCCATAGAGGCAACTATTTTAGCAGTGTGGACATTCAAATTGCTGGTGCAACCTGCAAAAGAAGATAACacaaccaaaaaaaataaatctgattGAAGAAACTTCACTTTGTGCCAAATGTTTTTCCACTTgctttcaatttttgttttgtgtagTTTGTGGGATGAATATATGGCAAG carries:
- the LOC114168410 gene encoding probable aquaporin SIP2-1; the protein is MGRISLLLADFVLSFMWVCSGVLLRVIVFKHLGFGHSPLAEVIKTTFSVANMFFFAFLVKISRGGAYNPLTVLADSITGNFNNFLYCVGARIPAQVVGSIVGVKFLIDTIPEVGQGPRLNVDIHQGALTEGLLTFAIVTISLGLATTIRENFFMKTWISSLTKLTLHILGSDLTGGCMNPASVMGWAYARGDHITKEHFFVYWLAPIEATILAVWTFKLLVQPAKEDNTTKKNKSD